A stretch of the Sorangium aterium genome encodes the following:
- a CDS encoding STAS/SEC14 domain-containing protein encodes MSDPRPAGARFELREEPDGLLVIATDGDVLEDNARALVDAFQRLTDSGRDVLVLADARRCGAVTPAARKVYLDGMRSARLDGIAVFGASFSIRVMATLIMKSINLLTKRFPRLVFFETEAEARAWLLAQRGAHRAGRRTQA; translated from the coding sequence ATGAGCGATCCCCGTCCGGCGGGCGCGCGCTTCGAGCTCCGCGAAGAGCCCGATGGCCTCCTGGTCATCGCGACCGACGGCGATGTCCTCGAGGACAACGCGCGCGCGCTCGTGGACGCCTTCCAGCGCCTGACGGACAGCGGCCGCGACGTGCTGGTGCTCGCCGACGCGCGCCGCTGCGGGGCGGTCACGCCGGCGGCGCGCAAGGTGTACCTGGATGGGATGCGCTCGGCGCGCCTCGATGGGATCGCGGTCTTCGGGGCGAGCTTCTCCATCCGCGTCATGGCGACGCTCATCATGAAGAGCATCAACCTTCTCACGAAGCGGTTCCCTCGGCTCGTGTTCTTCGAGACGGAAGCCGAAGCGCGCGCGTGGCTCCTCGCGCAGCGGGGAGCGCACCGGGCCGGGCGGCGAACCCAGGCGTGA
- a CDS encoding serine/threonine-protein kinase encodes MGTAPTVKALDGAPASAAHRAVLDRNAIRRAMRPERAAHGESQRRAVQRATYIGLWVWPGFFLLDLYMATWVYPSAPLWHFAALRLAEQAAIVAVYRMSLRRDVSLRRIAGAGDLLFLGAALFISAMALDLGGVRSIYMDGLSVLMLVRCVIVPAPWWSALRSLALLALTYPLVMGTAAVFSVPIRASLLDVSELAGVAGHYVFVLASALVGALSSQLVWSAQQQVYQARKLGRYRLKAQIGQGGMGEVWLAWDETLGRKVALKLLRTQEAPEPADLRRFQREAHAASVLSNPHTIRIFDFGASDDGIYYIAMEYLPGADLGALLAAYGPMPPQRAVRFIAQACESLIEAHDAGVIHRDIKPQNLFVTRVGDDHDFVKLLDFGIARVVPRGEPTSGTSTGVIRGTPEYMAPELFCGEQADARSDIYGLGVTFYTLLAGGPPFEGSSLAQVIAAQLSQRPTLPSARRKEPLPAQLEAVVLRCLEKDPTARFQSMRELASAVGELADDAAWNARDAERFWRDHVTQLARMEAPTQEVSA; translated from the coding sequence ATGGGGACCGCACCGACCGTGAAGGCTCTCGACGGCGCGCCGGCGTCAGCGGCTCACAGGGCGGTGCTGGACAGGAACGCCATACGCCGCGCCATGCGTCCGGAGCGCGCCGCGCACGGCGAGAGCCAGCGCCGCGCGGTCCAGCGCGCGACGTACATCGGCCTGTGGGTATGGCCTGGCTTCTTCCTGTTGGATCTGTACATGGCGACGTGGGTTTATCCCAGCGCGCCCCTCTGGCATTTCGCCGCGCTCCGGCTCGCGGAGCAGGCCGCCATCGTCGCCGTCTACCGGATGTCGCTCAGGAGAGACGTCTCCCTCCGGCGCATCGCCGGCGCCGGGGACCTGCTCTTCCTGGGAGCCGCCCTGTTCATCTCGGCGATGGCGCTCGACCTGGGCGGGGTCCGCAGCATTTACATGGATGGGCTCTCGGTCCTGATGCTGGTCCGCTGCGTCATCGTGCCGGCCCCCTGGTGGTCGGCGCTGCGGTCTCTGGCGCTCCTCGCGCTCACGTACCCCCTGGTGATGGGCACCGCCGCCGTGTTCTCCGTGCCGATCCGCGCGTCGCTGCTCGACGTGTCGGAGCTGGCGGGCGTCGCCGGACACTACGTCTTCGTGCTCGCCTCGGCCCTCGTGGGAGCGCTCTCGAGCCAGCTTGTCTGGTCCGCGCAGCAGCAGGTCTACCAGGCCCGCAAGCTCGGCCGGTACCGGCTGAAGGCGCAGATTGGCCAGGGAGGTATGGGCGAGGTCTGGCTCGCGTGGGACGAGACGCTGGGCCGCAAGGTGGCGCTCAAGCTGCTCCGCACGCAAGAAGCACCGGAGCCCGCCGATCTGAGGCGGTTCCAGCGAGAGGCTCACGCCGCCAGCGTGCTGAGCAATCCTCACACCATTCGCATCTTCGACTTCGGCGCGAGCGACGATGGCATCTATTACATCGCCATGGAGTATCTCCCGGGCGCGGATCTCGGCGCATTGCTCGCCGCGTACGGCCCGATGCCGCCGCAGCGCGCGGTGCGCTTCATCGCGCAGGCGTGCGAGTCGCTCATCGAGGCGCACGACGCAGGGGTCATCCATCGGGACATCAAGCCGCAGAACCTGTTCGTGACGCGCGTCGGCGACGATCACGACTTCGTCAAGCTGCTCGACTTCGGGATCGCGCGGGTTGTCCCCAGGGGGGAGCCCACCTCGGGCACCAGCACAGGCGTGATCCGCGGGACTCCCGAGTACATGGCGCCCGAGCTGTTCTGCGGTGAGCAGGCGGACGCGCGTAGCGACATCTACGGGCTCGGCGTGACGTTCTATACGCTGCTCGCGGGCGGTCCGCCGTTCGAGGGCAGCTCGCTGGCGCAGGTGATCGCGGCGCAGCTCTCGCAGCGGCCAACGCTGCCGTCGGCCCGCCGCAAGGAGCCGCTCCCTGCGCAGCTCGAGGCCGTCGTCCTCCGCTGCCTCGAGAAGGATCCGACGGCGCGCTTCCAGTCGATGCGGGAGCTCGCCAGCGCCGTGGGGGAGCTCGCCGACGACGCCGCGTGGAACGCGCGGGACGCGGAGCGGTTCTGGCGCGATCACGTCACGCAGCTGGCGAGGATGGAGGCGCCGACCCAGGAAGTTTCGGCCTGA
- a CDS encoding MXAN_6640 family putative metalloprotease codes for MTRTAGAEPAWRSSLARAAAPWRRLGRAAAVLAAWLAPSLAGCGADDTAAAPLDGPAAAPLDRPDSRGTSLQFRFDPDDGVETFASASGSFLVHFAREGRCAVPAADDDATGVPDFVEEVAAVYDEVIAHYRDVLGFRPPRSDEDLPDNGGDGRFDVYLVDFAGVGDGVFRVDACAEDAGDRCAGFMTQENDYSGYGYPSTLTANRILGSHELFHAVQAAYDHGQDTLITEGTAVWATESFDPSLKDFEGFVDGYLANTDRSLDVPFTGPVDPFSYGSALFFQFLEERFGDGTVRALWERLEDGANGEADPVWFEQLDPLLSSQAQTTFAEAFVEFAAWNLLTGSAADPQRSYAAGSGYRGLAPEEVAAPYADGLRVFHASAQYFSVPPAGRATMTAALAAPADDPAQLSGLALLLAARRGRVYGEVVRAGDVASGEALVDTAGADDLAVIVVNGLQEGESRKPTLCIGTPDEVAACRADAEATGGGGGGAGGEAPAEGAAGVDDGGCGCRVVAPAAAPASSAAAFGCALGASLLALAARRRRR; via the coding sequence GTGACGCGGACCGCCGGCGCTGAGCCTGCGTGGCGCAGCAGCCTGGCCCGCGCCGCGGCCCCGTGGCGCCGCCTGGGCCGCGCCGCGGCCGTGCTTGCGGCCTGGCTCGCGCCGTCGCTCGCGGGCTGCGGCGCGGACGACACGGCCGCGGCGCCGCTCGACGGGCCCGCCGCGGCGCCGCTCGACCGGCCCGACTCGCGCGGCACGAGCCTCCAGTTCCGGTTCGATCCGGACGACGGCGTCGAGACCTTCGCGTCGGCGTCGGGGAGCTTCCTCGTCCATTTCGCGCGCGAGGGGCGCTGCGCGGTGCCCGCCGCCGACGACGACGCGACGGGCGTCCCCGACTTCGTCGAGGAGGTCGCCGCCGTCTACGACGAGGTCATCGCCCACTACCGAGACGTCCTCGGCTTCCGGCCGCCGAGGAGCGACGAGGACCTGCCCGACAACGGCGGCGACGGCCGCTTCGACGTCTACCTCGTCGACTTCGCCGGCGTCGGCGACGGCGTGTTCCGCGTCGACGCCTGCGCCGAGGACGCCGGGGACCGCTGCGCGGGCTTCATGACCCAGGAGAACGACTACAGCGGCTACGGCTATCCGTCGACGCTGACGGCGAACCGGATCCTCGGGAGCCACGAGCTCTTCCACGCGGTGCAGGCGGCCTACGACCACGGCCAGGACACGCTGATCACGGAGGGGACCGCGGTCTGGGCGACCGAGTCGTTCGACCCCTCGCTGAAGGACTTCGAGGGCTTCGTCGACGGCTACCTCGCGAACACGGATCGGTCGCTCGACGTGCCCTTCACCGGCCCTGTGGACCCCTTCAGCTACGGGAGCGCGCTCTTCTTCCAGTTCCTCGAGGAGCGCTTCGGGGACGGCACGGTCCGCGCGCTCTGGGAGCGCCTCGAGGACGGCGCGAACGGCGAGGCGGATCCTGTGTGGTTCGAGCAGCTCGACCCCTTGCTCTCGTCGCAGGCGCAGACGACGTTCGCCGAGGCGTTCGTGGAGTTCGCCGCCTGGAACCTGCTCACCGGATCCGCCGCGGATCCCCAGCGCTCCTACGCCGCCGGGTCCGGCTACCGCGGGCTCGCCCCGGAGGAGGTCGCGGCGCCCTACGCGGACGGGCTGCGCGTCTTCCATGCGTCGGCGCAGTACTTCAGCGTCCCCCCCGCGGGGCGCGCGACCATGACGGCCGCGCTCGCGGCGCCCGCGGACGATCCGGCGCAGCTCTCCGGCCTCGCGCTGCTGCTCGCGGCGCGGCGCGGCCGCGTGTACGGCGAGGTGGTGCGCGCCGGCGACGTCGCCTCGGGCGAGGCGCTCGTCGACACGGCGGGCGCCGATGACCTTGCCGTGATCGTGGTGAACGGCCTTCAAGAAGGCGAATCGCGCAAGCCGACGCTGTGCATCGGCACGCCGGACGAGGTCGCCGCGTGCCGGGCCGACGCGGAGGCCACCGGCGGCGGTGGCGGCGGCGCCGGCGGCGAGGCGCCTGCCGAGGGGGCAGCGGGCGTCGACGACGGCGGGTGCGGCTGCCGCGTCGTGGCGCCGGCCGCCGCGCCCGCGAGCTCCGCCGCGGCCTTCGGCTGCGCGCTGGGCGCCTCGCTGCTCGCGCTGGCCGCGCGCCGGCGCAGGCGCTGA
- a CDS encoding Uma2 family endonuclease — protein MSTEAHRQVHRRAHRDGKERDPTFYPVEKKMGEDSLQTWIVELLRPLIERWYEALGRPRFVGADQFIYYRQFDPSKVVAPDVYVLPGVPPGRRVRSWRVWETGIAPSFALEVVSSDEPYKDDVDAPERYRELGVKELVIFDPDWERGRDRVRWQRYRRLKTRGFVRVETTNVDRIHARVLGCWLRGIGAGEEARLRLATGPEGEELFPTAAEAERAAKEAERAAKEAALERVAALEAQIASAAGARGKGPEAP, from the coding sequence ATGTCGACCGAGGCGCACAGGCAGGTCCATCGGCGGGCGCACCGTGACGGCAAGGAGCGTGATCCGACGTTCTATCCGGTGGAGAAGAAGATGGGGGAGGACTCCCTTCAGACGTGGATCGTGGAGCTCCTCCGTCCTCTCATCGAGCGCTGGTACGAGGCGCTCGGTCGGCCGAGGTTCGTGGGGGCGGACCAGTTCATCTATTATCGGCAATTCGATCCTTCCAAGGTCGTGGCCCCGGACGTGTACGTGCTGCCTGGCGTGCCGCCGGGCCGGCGCGTGCGGAGCTGGAGGGTGTGGGAGACGGGCATCGCCCCGAGCTTCGCGCTCGAAGTCGTCTCGTCGGACGAGCCCTACAAGGACGACGTGGACGCGCCCGAGCGCTACCGGGAGCTCGGGGTGAAGGAGCTCGTGATCTTCGATCCCGACTGGGAGCGGGGCCGCGATCGGGTGCGGTGGCAGCGCTACCGGAGGCTGAAGACGCGCGGCTTCGTCCGGGTGGAGACGACGAACGTCGACCGGATCCACGCGCGCGTGCTCGGCTGCTGGCTGCGGGGGATCGGCGCCGGCGAGGAGGCGCGCCTCCGGCTGGCCACGGGGCCCGAGGGCGAGGAGCTCTTCCCGACCGCCGCGGAGGCGGAGCGCGCGGCGAAGGAGGCGGAGCGCGCGGCGAAGGAGGCCGCGCTGGAGCGCGTGGCGGCGCTCGAGGCCCAGATTGCGAGCGCCGCGGGGGCGAGGGGCAAGGGACCCGAGGCGCCGTGA
- a CDS encoding S8 family peptidase — protein sequence MRHKPSVVLSSAALLLAATAGDGLASPRAAVREQASAAWFMDGGRRVDVERLGPAALGASSTPRALAPVRLRYPGGRTVQASVGATAIVEVEPGAEGALGAAGVEVVRPLMPSIGLWLVRDTGGGDGLDLAQRLQGAARPAFVREAIPDLHVRLKAHGAPFAPDDPRLPDQWYFDDLRMQEAWGRTQGDAATSIVVIDTGCDLDHPDLAAKMDPGLDVIDGDDDPTYQAGGQSVNHGTACAGLIAADTDNGVGIAGGCPACRLRCVRLLDDEPRPISASVDAFEFALQVNAAVVSNSWGYADPMPVPRVVEAAINRLFDAGRNGKGALVLFAAGNDDREILDDELQAVRGVLTVGAVNHLEDATPFTNRGRSLDLVAPTGTLSTDIAGSEGDDASDYTDRFGGTSSACPVAAGVAGLLVSAAPERTAGELYDVMIRTARLAPYAVPDESGHDPIFGHGIIDPVAALTEVLGDAPPPLAGGGEGADDQHAGCACASAGAGSGERRGLAAAALLGLAAAARRRGAARARRGG from the coding sequence ATGCGACACAAGCCCTCGGTCGTGCTCTCCTCGGCGGCGCTCCTCCTCGCCGCCACGGCGGGCGACGGCCTCGCCAGCCCGCGCGCGGCCGTGCGCGAGCAGGCAAGCGCCGCGTGGTTCATGGACGGCGGGCGCCGCGTCGACGTCGAGCGGCTCGGTCCGGCCGCGCTGGGCGCGTCCTCGACGCCGCGCGCGCTCGCGCCGGTGCGGCTCCGCTATCCAGGCGGCCGGACCGTTCAGGCGAGCGTCGGCGCGACAGCGATCGTGGAGGTCGAGCCTGGCGCCGAGGGCGCGCTCGGCGCCGCTGGCGTGGAGGTGGTGAGGCCGCTGATGCCCTCGATCGGGCTGTGGCTCGTCAGGGACACCGGCGGCGGCGATGGCCTCGACCTCGCCCAGCGCCTCCAGGGTGCGGCGCGGCCGGCCTTCGTGCGTGAGGCGATCCCGGACCTCCACGTGCGCCTCAAGGCGCACGGCGCGCCGTTCGCGCCGGACGACCCGCGCCTGCCCGACCAGTGGTACTTCGACGACCTCCGGATGCAGGAAGCCTGGGGGCGCACGCAGGGGGACGCGGCCACCTCCATCGTCGTCATCGACACCGGCTGCGACCTCGATCACCCGGACCTCGCCGCGAAGATGGATCCAGGGCTGGACGTCATCGACGGCGACGACGACCCCACCTACCAGGCAGGCGGACAGAGCGTGAACCACGGGACGGCCTGCGCGGGCCTGATCGCCGCCGACACCGACAACGGCGTGGGCATCGCGGGCGGCTGCCCCGCCTGCAGGCTGCGGTGCGTGCGGCTGCTCGACGACGAGCCGCGGCCGATCTCCGCCTCGGTCGACGCCTTCGAGTTCGCGCTGCAGGTGAACGCCGCCGTCGTGTCGAACAGCTGGGGGTACGCCGATCCGATGCCCGTCCCCAGGGTGGTCGAAGCCGCGATCAACCGCCTCTTCGACGCCGGGCGCAACGGGAAGGGGGCGCTCGTCCTGTTCGCCGCCGGCAACGACGACCGGGAGATCCTCGACGACGAGCTCCAGGCCGTGCGGGGCGTCCTTACCGTGGGCGCCGTCAACCACCTGGAAGACGCGACGCCGTTCACGAACCGCGGGAGATCCCTCGATCTCGTCGCGCCCACGGGGACGCTGAGCACCGATATCGCCGGGAGCGAGGGGGACGACGCGAGCGACTACACCGACCGGTTCGGCGGCACCTCGTCGGCGTGCCCTGTCGCCGCCGGCGTCGCGGGGCTGCTGGTGAGCGCCGCGCCCGAGCGGACCGCGGGCGAGCTCTACGACGTCATGATCCGGACGGCGCGGCTGGCGCCGTACGCGGTCCCCGACGAGAGCGGGCACGATCCCATCTTCGGGCACGGGATCATCGACCCTGTCGCGGCGCTCACGGAGGTGCTCGGGGACGCGCCGCCGCCGCTGGCAGGAGGGGGCGAGGGCGCCGACGACCAGCACGCCGGCTGCGCGTGCGCCTCGGCCGGCGCGGGCTCGGGCGAGCGGCGAGGCCTCGCGGCGGCGGCGCTCCTCGGCCTGGCCGCGGCGGCGCGCCGGCGCGGCGCGGCCCGCGCGCGCCGCGGAGGATGA
- a CDS encoding ArnT family glycosyltransferase has protein sequence MLPLRLAPHPTDLRGLPAASRREARAALAVTALATAWFALAAAWEMFGPVLAGHYASSASVGIIAENMLRWKIPGPVWEYTASRPAPGMYYCHHPWGIFWTTAAFMKVLGRHDVVCRLPAVLLSAATPPLLYALGRSIYRPAAGAAAAAAFVVLPITLSFANFNALEVPVMAWTLLGLFGYVRLLQTSRRRYLAVSALGLALGMHADWPAFVLTGGLLAFGAIRAYLLPRRVFGPLPERRYAAWWVLTASIAALTAALYLALFQQAGKLGDLLTSYGLRSSGNAEPLSKVLESRRYWLELSFTPIAIAAGKLAAIVCAARLALLRREHDALPLLYLATAAVQYVVFRQGADIHIFWPHYFAAYFALAAAALVDTGALLLERAAAARRAARIATPPAGPALDAPSGGPALATPPGGPALAALALWLVPLAAILRDGIPALRYARETGGRFNERGHLIDSDGAKTAFLRWLAPRLPGTPTDAPVAMHESMKATWAQVWALGGRVVAPNRPPPKEAPPRGAYLVDARFMLDRDQASLAQRFAVTAVGPFWALGAGDGARTSSASGIEAFSFREREPGLLGWYLVSGTEPEREIVPDPFLTWELRTHFGQPAEPPAAPPETLEQKRIAHNMALAAGDGARAAAIFGEISAALAPIGARFDDGTELLGTTFHEGARSLLTIFVRAGGPAASDVVLAVRSRVVERAPLSTTMADPVVREVGLPTAISPQRWRAGFLYADPVPIRKRPGTEVFWASLTARERGRAPKLVDRGGASEVEVLRLR, from the coding sequence TTGCTGCCCCTGCGCCTCGCCCCCCATCCGACCGACCTGCGCGGCCTCCCCGCCGCGTCCCGCCGCGAGGCCCGCGCGGCGCTCGCCGTCACCGCGCTCGCCACGGCGTGGTTCGCGCTCGCGGCGGCGTGGGAGATGTTCGGACCCGTCCTCGCCGGACATTACGCGTCGTCGGCGAGCGTCGGGATCATCGCGGAGAACATGCTCCGCTGGAAGATCCCCGGACCCGTCTGGGAGTACACAGCGAGCCGGCCGGCGCCCGGGATGTACTACTGCCACCACCCGTGGGGGATCTTCTGGACGACGGCCGCGTTCATGAAGGTCCTCGGGCGGCACGACGTCGTCTGCCGCCTGCCCGCCGTCCTGCTGAGCGCCGCGACGCCGCCCCTGCTCTACGCCCTCGGCCGGAGCATCTACCGCCCCGCCGCAGGGGCCGCCGCGGCGGCGGCGTTCGTCGTCCTGCCGATCACGCTGTCGTTCGCGAACTTCAACGCGCTCGAGGTCCCGGTCATGGCCTGGACGCTGCTCGGGCTCTTCGGCTACGTCCGCCTCTTACAGACGTCCAGGCGCCGCTACCTCGCGGTGAGCGCGCTCGGGCTCGCGCTCGGGATGCACGCCGACTGGCCCGCGTTCGTGCTCACGGGCGGGCTGCTCGCGTTCGGCGCGATCCGGGCCTACCTGCTCCCGAGGCGCGTCTTCGGCCCGCTCCCCGAGCGGCGCTACGCCGCGTGGTGGGTGCTCACCGCCTCGATCGCCGCCCTGACGGCCGCGCTCTACCTGGCCCTCTTCCAGCAGGCCGGCAAGCTCGGCGACCTCCTGACGAGCTACGGGCTCCGCTCCTCGGGGAACGCCGAGCCGCTCAGCAAGGTGCTCGAGAGCCGGCGGTACTGGCTCGAGCTCTCGTTCACGCCGATCGCCATCGCCGCCGGAAAGCTCGCCGCGATCGTCTGCGCGGCGCGGCTCGCCCTGCTCCGGCGCGAGCACGACGCGCTGCCGCTGCTCTACCTCGCGACCGCGGCGGTGCAGTACGTCGTCTTCCGGCAAGGCGCCGACATCCACATCTTCTGGCCGCACTACTTCGCGGCCTACTTCGCCCTCGCCGCCGCCGCCCTCGTCGACACAGGCGCGCTGCTCCTGGAGCGCGCCGCCGCCGCGCGGCGAGCCGCCCGGATCGCGACGCCGCCGGCCGGGCCGGCGCTCGACGCGCCGTCAGGCGGGCCGGCGCTCGCCACGCCGCCAGGGGGGCCGGCGCTCGCCGCGCTCGCGCTGTGGCTCGTGCCGCTCGCCGCCATCCTGCGCGACGGGATCCCGGCGCTGCGCTATGCGCGCGAGACGGGCGGGCGCTTCAACGAGCGGGGGCACCTCATCGACTCCGACGGGGCGAAGACGGCGTTCCTGCGATGGCTCGCGCCGAGGCTGCCGGGGACGCCGACCGACGCGCCCGTCGCGATGCACGAGAGCATGAAGGCCACCTGGGCCCAGGTCTGGGCGCTCGGCGGGCGCGTCGTGGCGCCCAACCGGCCCCCGCCGAAGGAAGCCCCGCCGCGCGGCGCCTACCTCGTGGACGCGCGGTTCATGCTCGATCGGGATCAGGCGAGCCTCGCGCAGCGCTTCGCCGTGACGGCGGTGGGCCCGTTCTGGGCGCTCGGCGCGGGCGACGGGGCGCGCACCTCCTCGGCGAGCGGCATCGAGGCGTTCTCGTTCCGCGAGCGAGAGCCGGGGCTCCTCGGCTGGTACCTCGTCTCGGGCACAGAGCCCGAGCGCGAGATCGTGCCGGATCCGTTCCTCACGTGGGAGCTCCGCACGCACTTCGGACAGCCGGCGGAGCCGCCGGCCGCGCCGCCCGAGACGCTGGAGCAGAAGCGGATCGCGCACAACATGGCGCTGGCCGCAGGCGACGGCGCGCGCGCGGCGGCGATTTTCGGGGAGATCAGCGCCGCGCTCGCGCCGATCGGGGCGCGGTTCGACGACGGCACGGAGCTGCTCGGGACGACGTTCCACGAGGGCGCCCGTTCGCTCCTCACGATCTTCGTGCGCGCGGGGGGCCCGGCGGCGAGCGACGTGGTGCTCGCGGTGCGCTCCCGGGTCGTCGAGCGCGCCCCGCTGTCCACGACGATGGCGGACCCGGTCGTCCGCGAGGTCGGACTGCCGACGGCGATCTCGCCGCAGCGCTGGAGGGCAGGCTTCCTCTATGCCGATCCGGTGCCGATCCGGAAGCGGCCAGGGACGGAGGTGTTCTGGGCGTCCCTGACGGCGCGCGAGCGCGGCCGCGCGCCGAAGCTCGTGGATCGCGGCGGCGCGTCGGAGGTCGAGGTCCTGCGGCTGCGATGA
- a CDS encoding STAS/SEC14 domain-containing protein, whose amino-acid sequence MSDPRIDDASQALREDADGILCTAIEGDISDDTARAISAACRRLSEGGRAVLVLSDARRLGTISASARKVMAEELRGVRFDAIALFGASFAVRVVSTLAAKSVQILSRQSYPVEFFETEGEARAWLLAQRDALRDARRGA is encoded by the coding sequence ATGAGCGACCCCCGCATCGACGACGCAAGCCAGGCCCTCCGCGAGGACGCCGACGGGATCCTGTGCACCGCCATCGAGGGCGACATCTCGGACGACACGGCGCGCGCGATCTCCGCCGCGTGCAGGCGCCTGTCGGAGGGCGGCCGCGCGGTCCTCGTGCTCTCCGATGCGCGCCGCCTCGGGACCATCTCGGCGTCGGCGCGCAAGGTGATGGCGGAGGAGCTCCGCGGCGTGCGCTTCGACGCGATCGCGCTGTTCGGCGCGAGCTTCGCCGTGCGCGTCGTCTCGACGCTCGCCGCGAAGAGCGTGCAGATCCTGTCGAGGCAATCCTATCCGGTCGAGTTCTTCGAGACCGAAGGCGAGGCGCGCGCATGGCTGCTCGCCCAGCGGGATGCGCTCCGGGACGCGCGGCGGGGCGCATGA
- a CDS encoding HmuY family protein translates to MGSSTASPLVAASLAFLALCACGSDDPIGPGGEGGSGPAGPVCSEPTPVPCEDEVFQQMNLQDTVAAGEILNEQDGAGIRSLVDATAGGPFASDPDAYVYARFTDAGLEKVEISDEASLQSMDWDIAFRRYIVRINSGHSGPSCVTAARLPGTPDYDGITEAPGELRLRSDEYFTESCELIPDGSGLDSPATALSGYWTYPGCVKMTGLVYVLRLADGRSLKLTVTHFYNEQTQAQCQETGMVPMENTGSANFQVRWALLP, encoded by the coding sequence ATGGGCTCCTCGACTGCGTCTCCCCTCGTCGCCGCCAGCCTCGCCTTCCTTGCCCTGTGCGCCTGCGGCTCCGACGACCCGATCGGCCCTGGCGGCGAGGGGGGCAGCGGTCCCGCCGGGCCCGTCTGCTCGGAGCCCACGCCGGTGCCCTGCGAGGATGAGGTCTTCCAGCAGATGAACCTCCAGGACACCGTGGCGGCAGGGGAGATCCTCAACGAGCAGGACGGCGCCGGCATCCGCTCCCTCGTCGACGCCACCGCGGGCGGCCCCTTCGCTTCCGATCCCGACGCCTACGTCTATGCCCGGTTCACGGACGCCGGCCTCGAGAAGGTCGAGATCTCCGACGAGGCGTCGCTCCAGTCCATGGACTGGGACATCGCCTTCCGGCGCTACATCGTGCGCATCAACAGCGGCCACTCCGGGCCGTCCTGCGTCACGGCGGCGCGGCTCCCGGGCACCCCGGACTACGATGGGATCACCGAGGCGCCCGGCGAGCTGAGGCTCCGCAGCGACGAGTATTTCACCGAGAGCTGCGAGCTCATCCCCGACGGCTCCGGGCTGGACTCCCCGGCGACGGCGCTCTCCGGCTACTGGACCTACCCCGGGTGCGTGAAGATGACCGGCCTCGTCTACGTGCTCCGGCTCGCCGATGGCCGGAGCCTCAAGCTGACCGTCACGCACTTCTACAATGAGCAGACGCAGGCGCAGTGCCAGGAGACCGGGATGGTCCCCATGGAGAACACCGGCTCCGCCAACTTCCAGGTCCGGTGGGCGCTCCTGCCGTGA
- a CDS encoding STAS/SEC14 domain-containing protein produces the protein MSEPRSEDTCRFLREDADGFLCFAIEGDISEEIARSLCAVFRRVADSGREVFVLSDSRRVGTLTAAARSALAEELRGVRFSGVAVFGASFSLRVVTTLASRSVQFFTGEVYPLAFFDTEDEARAWLLAQRDALRATQRQGA, from the coding sequence ATGAGCGAGCCCCGTTCCGAGGACACGTGCCGTTTCCTCCGCGAGGACGCCGACGGCTTTCTTTGTTTCGCCATCGAGGGCGATATCTCGGAGGAGATCGCGCGCTCTCTCTGCGCCGTGTTCAGGCGCGTGGCGGACAGCGGCCGCGAGGTCTTCGTGCTCTCCGACTCCCGCCGCGTCGGGACCCTGACGGCGGCGGCGCGCAGCGCGCTGGCGGAAGAGCTGCGCGGCGTGCGCTTCAGCGGGGTCGCGGTCTTCGGGGCGAGCTTCTCCCTGCGCGTCGTGACCACGCTCGCCTCGAGGAGCGTGCAATTCTTCACGGGCGAGGTCTATCCGCTGGCGTTCTTCGACACGGAGGACGAGGCGCGCGCGTGGCTGCTCGCCCAGCGAGACGCGCTCCGGGCCACGCAGCGGCAGGGCGCATAA
- a CDS encoding STAS/SEC14 domain-containing protein, with the protein MSDPRPEGARLDLREEPDGVLFITVVGDISEQMARTITAACQRLRDSGRDVLVLSDARGNGAISPPARKAFAEGLSSARLDAVALFGASFSLRVIGTLIFKSMNLLAQRSHAIAFFNTEGEARAWLLAQRDELRTGRQPGA; encoded by the coding sequence ATGAGCGATCCCCGACCGGAGGGCGCGCGCCTCGACCTCCGCGAAGAGCCCGATGGCGTCTTGTTCATCACGGTCGTGGGCGATATTTCGGAGCAGATGGCGCGCACGATCACCGCGGCGTGCCAGCGCCTGAGGGACAGCGGCCGCGACGTCCTGGTGCTCTCCGATGCGCGCGGCAACGGGGCGATCTCACCTCCGGCGCGCAAGGCGTTCGCGGAAGGGCTGAGCTCGGCGCGCCTCGATGCGGTCGCGCTCTTCGGAGCGAGCTTCTCCCTCCGCGTCATCGGGACGCTCATCTTCAAGAGCATGAACCTCCTCGCGCAGCGCTCGCACGCCATTGCGTTCTTCAACACGGAAGGCGAGGCGCGCGCGTGGCTGCTCGCGCAGCGGGACGAGCTCCGGACGGGGCGGCAGCCCGGAGCCTGA